The Macaca thibetana thibetana isolate TM-01 chromosome 11, ASM2454274v1, whole genome shotgun sequence genome window below encodes:
- the POP5 gene encoding ribonuclease P/MRP protein subunit POP5 isoform X1: MVRFKHRYLLCELVSDDPRCRLSLDDRVLSSLVRDTIARVHGTFGAAACSIGFAVRYLNAYTGIVLLRCRKEFYQLVWSALPFITYLENKGHRYPCFFNTLHVGGTIRTCQKFLIQYNRRQLLILLQNCTDEGEREAIQKSVTRSCLLEEEEESGEEAAEAME; encoded by the exons ATGGTGCGGTTCAAGCACAG GTACCTGCTCTGCGAATTGGTGTCTGACGACCCCCGCTGCCGCCTAAGCCTCGATGACCGAGTTCTGAGCAGCCTCGTACGGGACACTATCGCCAGGGTGCACGGGACTTTCGGCGCAGCCGCCTGCTCCATCGGCTTCGCGG TTCGATACCTCAATGCCTATACTGGAATAGTGCTACTTCGATGCAGAAAAGAGTTCTATCAGCTTGTGTGGTCAGCTCTTCCCTTCATCACATACCTGGAGAACAAAGGACACCGTTACCCATGCTTTTTCAACACGTTACATGTGGGAG GTACAATAAGAACATGTCAGAAGTTCTTAATTCAGTACAACAGGAGACAGCTGTTGATCTTGTTGCAGAACTGCACTGATGAAG GAGAGCGGGAAGCTATCCAGAAGTCTGTGACAAGAAGCTGCTTactagaggaggaggaagagtcagGTGAGGAGGCTGCAGAAGCAATGGAGTGA
- the POP5 gene encoding ribonuclease P/MRP protein subunit POP5 isoform X2 — MVRFKHRYLLCELVSDDPRCRLSLDDRVLSSLVRDTIARVHGTFGAAACSIGFAGTIRTCQKFLIQYNRRQLLILLQNCTDEGEREAIQKSVTRSCLLEEEEESGEEAAEAME, encoded by the exons ATGGTGCGGTTCAAGCACAG GTACCTGCTCTGCGAATTGGTGTCTGACGACCCCCGCTGCCGCCTAAGCCTCGATGACCGAGTTCTGAGCAGCCTCGTACGGGACACTATCGCCAGGGTGCACGGGACTTTCGGCGCAGCCGCCTGCTCCATCGGCTTCGCGG GTACAATAAGAACATGTCAGAAGTTCTTAATTCAGTACAACAGGAGACAGCTGTTGATCTTGTTGCAGAACTGCACTGATGAAG GAGAGCGGGAAGCTATCCAGAAGTCTGTGACAAGAAGCTGCTTactagaggaggaggaagagtcagGTGAGGAGGCTGCAGAAGCAATGGAGTGA